The region CGGCAACTCATCGACAGCAGTTCAAACTCGTCCCCATCCCATTCGTGACATCATGATTCAGTTCGCTTGCCCCTCCTGCCAAAAGCACTACAAAGTCGCTGACGAAATGGCCGGTAAGAAAGGGAAATGTAAAGAGTGCGGTCAGTTGATGATGATCCCGGTTCCCAAGCCGCCGGAACCCGAAATTGTGGCTGAAGATCCATACGCTTCGGAAGATCCCTACGCTGCCGAACAGCAACCCCAAGGTTCAGCGCTGGCGTCGGATTCGTTGCCACCATTTGACGCTCCTGGTACCGGCAATACCGCGAATCCCTTTGACATGCCACTGCCCTCAGCCGGATCGCCCGCAGCCGGGACAGCTGACGGGACGGATGCGATGTGGGGGGGGGCGCCACTGCCAGCCGGTTCGGCATTTCCGGCTGGTTCGGTACCGATGTCTGCCACGACGAACACCGGCGGCAACGACCTGTCGGGGACGACACCAGACCTGTCGTTCCAAATCACCCAGCGTCCAGATTTTTCGATGGTCCAAATCGATCTGGATCACGGTGGCAAGATCTTTGCCGAACCTTCCGCGATGGTTTCGATGTCACCAAACATCAAATTGGAAGCCGGCTTTAAGGGCGGTTTGGGAAAGACCTTTGGCCGAATGCTTGGTGGCGAAAGTCTGATCATCAACACGTTTACGGCGCAAGACGGTCCCGGTGAAATTCTGTTTGCAGGTGGAGCCGCAGGCGACCTTGCTTATCTGAGGCTGGAAGATAGCTGCGTCATGTTGCAACGCGGAGCGTTCATGTTGAATGGTCCCGGCGTCGAAGTGACTGGCAAGTGGCAGGGTGCGAAGGGCTTTTTCAGCGGTGAAGGATTGGTACTATTGAAAGCCAGCGGCACAGGAGACTTGTTCTTCAATTCGTATGGCGCCATCTTGGAAGTCGACGTGACGGATGAGTATATCGTCGATACCGGATACATCGTTGCGTTCGAAGAAAGTCTTGACTACCGCGTCACCGTTCTGCCGGGCCTTCGCTCCGGCGGGAAAATCAAATCATTCTTCTTCGGTGGTGAAGGCTTGGTAGCTCAGTTCCGGGGCAATGGACGAGTCTGGATTCAAACGCGACAAATCTCTTCGTTCCTGTCTTGGGTCAATGCATTCCGACCCACCAAGAACAATTAACTTGTCACTGGAAAGATCGGCCAGGAAATCTCACCATGGCTCGAACACGCCAAATGCGAGATGCTTTGATGGTCGAGATTAAACCGGTGTCATTGAACGATTGATTGTCAAATTGAAAATGCCAGCGTAGTGCTTCTCGCTGCGTAGTGCTTTTCGCCGCAATCTGTAGTGATCGATGTCGGTTAGCGACAAACGCGTTGTGACGTTCAGCTAAGATGCAAGCTCCGATTTGCATCCTGAACTCGATCAACGATTCCGAAATGAAAGCGCGGTTCTACCCACCTCAAAAGCTTCTTGGTGTTGCCTTCACTCTTGTCGCCTGCCTTGGCCTAGCAAGCGGGCAACTGAACGCGGCGAAGCCCAACGTCGTTTTAATTTTGATGGACGACATGGGGGCGCACGATCTATCCGGCGAAGGCAGTACGTTTTATCAGTCACCCAACATCGACAGTATTGCTGCAGAAGGTCTGCGCTTCAAAAACGGCTACGCAACTTGTTGCGTGTGCAGTCCGTCACGAGCGAGCATTCAATTGGGGACGTTTCCGGCGCGAAATGGGATCACCGATTGGATCGGCGCAAAGAGCGGATTGGAGTGGACGCGTCCAAACCGTGTTTTGCCAGCCGAATATGAACATCGGCTTCCGGACGAAGATGTCACGATCGCAGAGGCGTTTCGTGAAGCAGGATACGGAACGTTCTTCGCCGGGAAGTGGCACCTAGGGGACAAGGGTTCGTGGCCGGATGATCACGGTTACGATGAAAACAAAGGCGGCCATGATCGCGGCAGTCCTCCTGGCGGCTTCTTTTCGCCGTATAAAAATCCAGTACTGGAAGACGGTCCCCCCGGTGAATCGTTGCCCATCCGTTTGGCCGAGGAAACCGCTGACTACATCCGGCGCCACCAGGATCAACCATTCTTCGCGATGCTTTCGTTTTACAGTGTGCACGCACCTGTGCAGACGACGAAACCGTTGTGGCAAAAGTATCGTGAGCTTGCACCGGAGTTGCCCGAAGGCCAAGAACGCTTCAAAGTCGATCGGACATTGCCGGTTCGACAAGTTCAAGACCATCCTGTCTACGCAGGCATGGTCGAGACGGTGGACGATGCCGTAGGCGTCGTACTTGAAACACTGGAAGAACTCGAATTGGCTGAAAACACGATCGTGGTGTTCACCAGCGACAACGGTGGTGTGTCGTCAGGCGATGCGTATGCGACCAGTAATTTGCCACTACGTGGAGGCAAAGGGCGTCAGTGGGAAGGTGGCATCCGAGAGCCACTTTACATTCGGTTTCCGGCGGCAATCAAAGCTGGCAGCGAAGACGCAACGCCGGTCACTGGTGCTGACCTTTATCCGACGTTGCTAGACCTGTGCGGGTTGCCGCTAAAGCCGCAGCAACACGTCGACGGCGTTAGTTTGAAACCCATCATCGAAGGCGGATCGATTGATGAACGTCCACTTTACTGGCACTATCCACACTACGGAAATCAAGGCGGAGAACCCAACGCGATCATACAGCTTCAGCGTTGGAAACTGATTCACTACTTCGAAGACGGTCGGAACGAGCTTTACGATTTGGACAACGACGCCGGCGAAACAAGTGATCTATCCCTGTCCAATCCTGCCAAGACCCAACAGTTGTGGCAGCAGCTGGATCAATGGCTTACCGAAGTCGGTGCTAAACGCCCTGAACCCGATCCTCGATACGATCCAAAACAAACGCAAGAATATTATCGACGCATACAAACTGCCAATAAACAAAGGCTTGAGGACTTCCACCAACGGATTTTGAAGGCGAATTGGCAACCAAACGCGGAATGGTGGGGTAGTTTTCAAACAGTCGACTGATCTTTAAGTATCATGCAGTTGGTCTTGACAGCTGGTTGAATGAATCGATAGCTGTCGTGAGATAACAAAGTGAGTGCCGACTGATACACACGCGAAACGATTTTTCATGGCGTTGATGTGTCCTCGGCAGCCCGTTGTTCTTCCGGAGGCTTTGCCGATGACGTCAACTGGGGACGCAAATCCAGACAACACGGATCGGGATGAAGATTCTCGACCAAGTTCGTCAACCATCGAAAGATTCTTTCGTGGTGTTAGCGAGTTTATCTTTCATACGAAACTAGGTGTGGTCGACGTTCAGTTGGTCGACTACGTCAGTGACTTGATGCTTCGGTTCGTCAGGGCCGATTCTCTTTATTCGCTCCGTCAAAACGATGGGATGCGAACAAAACATTTGCTTCAGATGGTTTCCCAAGCGGAACGTCGAATCGGACTCGCAAAGCGTGAGGTTTACCGTCATGTCGGTGATTTCACTTTGTTTTGGTCCGGCATGTATCCCGAGAGTCTGCAGGGAGCCAAGAATCATGACGATGTTCGTGATCGGTTTCTGGACTACTGTCGACAAGGGAAGCGAGCCTACGCGATAGCAGCGCAGATCGAAGGCGGCGTCGATCGCCCGCCCTGTGAAGTTATTCACCGGATGAGCGAACACTTCGAGATGTGTGCGTACGGGCTTCGCGAAATCCGCCGTCACTGGGAAGAGGACTGTGATGGTCCAGGTGGCCTGCTGACCTGGTAGGCGTTTAGCGGGCTATCGCCTTTAGGATTAGCCGTATGGCGTTAGCCACGGTTTGAGTGCAATAACCGGGGCTAACGCCCGTCGGCTGATGACCCGAACCCGCTCGATTTTAGGATTAGCCGTATGGCGTTCGCCACGGTTTCAGTGCAATAACCGGGGCTAACGTGCGTCGGCTAGTGACCCGAACCCGTATTTTCATACGGAACGAAGCACTAGCCAACCACGTACCACAGGATCGTCAGGAAGTGTGCCATAGCGGCTGACATTACGATCAGGTGCCAGACCGAATGCATGTATCGCACTCGGTGGTCTTGCAGAAGCACCGCTACGCCAATGCTGTAGAGAACACCTCCGATCATCATCCCATAGCCAACTTCGGTAGGCACATGGGAGTACAACGGAATCGCAGGTAGCCAGCCGAGAAGCAGGTAGCCAATCGTCGCAACGTTGTTGATTCGATGACGCGCGAAAAGCTTTGTTGTGATGCCGGTAAAAGCCGCAACCCAAATCGCGATCAACAGTGGCGTTGAGGTTTCTGGCGGTGCATGGCGAAAAATGATCGGCGTGTAGGTTCCTGAAATCATCGCGTAAATCATTGCCTGATCCCAAGCACGCAATCGATCCAAAAGCGGTTGGCGAAAGATCACGTGTGACAACGTTGATGACGTAAACGTGGCGACAACAGAGGCCGTGTAGGCGGCGCATGCGATCGCCAATCCGGTTGATTGTGCAGATGCTTTCCAGACCAAAAGGGTTCCCAATACGCATGCACCCAACGCGGCCAGGCCGTGTGTTAACGCGTTCGCCCATTCTTCGCCGTGGCGGATGGGGGCGTCTCCGTGTTGTGACGCGTTTTCTGCCAACCTGTTTACTATCTGTGTCGCGCATCAAGGATATCCACCCTGGGCAACTTATCCACAGATTAAGGTGGTCATCTGGTACGTCGCTAAGATACCATCGACCGCATTTTTAGGAAGGCGCCGTCACAAGCTGGACCGATCGTTCTGGTGAATCTATCCGCACATCAACTTGGGTGGCACCAAGACCAATCAAGTCAGCTACAGACGCAGTAGTTCAGCAGCAAGCTTATTGGCAGAGAAGTCAATCAATCGCGAAGGCGAGCGCAGCAGACTTTCTGCGGAGTGCTCATAGGGATCGAATGTGCTAAGGAACTGCTTTCTGGTCGGTGTGTGTCCCAAGTCATGATGCCGCGACGCCGAAGCGAGCGCGATCGACTGGTGGGTGCTTACCATCAAGAATCGTAATTCCAGCTTCATGGGACGGTAGGAATCAATGTTCGCGATTTCACAGTAGATCACCGTGTCGGCGGAATAGCGAGTTCCCATTTCGACCAATTGGCGTTCATCAAATCGACCGGTCTGCATCGGAGAATGTTGCAGGCACATACGGTGGTCTGATTCGACAACTTCGACGGTGGATTGACGTCGCAGATGGGTCGCCAATTGGTGCATCAGTTCGGTCTGCTCGCGAAGGCGATCTTGTCGGTCCAGGCAGGTAACGATCAACACCCGGTTCGGACGCAATTGCCCCAACAGCGAAGACCGTCTCGTTGGAGTCGGTGCATTTGGAACTGGCGATTTAGTTTGGCAGGCTCCGGTGGGACAGTTCGTCGGTCGCCCACACTTTTCACATGCGATTGCGCTAGCGACTGAGATTAGCAATGAAAACAAGAGGCCCATCAATGGGCGTAATCGTCCTTCCATGACTCGCCTTTCGAGGTTGCCTACTGTTTGTCGGTGGAAAGTTCACGAACCAGAACTTCGTCCAGTTCCTCACGAATCGATTCCAGCATGCGATCGGTTTCACGAAGATAGCGATTGTATTTCGATTCAGCTTCGGCGAGTTTTCGTTCGAGCTGGCGATTTTCATGCGTCAGTCGATCCATCTCATCCTGAGCGGACGCGACCGCTTCGGTCGAGTTTTGCAGTAGCGACTGTGTCGAAGTGAGTTTTTCACGAAGGCGTTCGCCTTCTGCGAGGCTGGTCGCGAGCTTGGCTTTCAGATCACCGTTTTCTTCGATCAAACGTAACGCATGCTGGGTCGCCGTCAGTGGTTCTTCACCAAGGATGGTTCCCCGGGCCGTTGGGGTTCGCGGATTGCCCACCATCATGGCGCCGGTAATCGGCTGGGTGCGGATCGGTGGTGGGACCGGAAGCGTGTTGTTCGGGTAGGCGCTATTGCGATCGTTCGACGAAGACGTCATTCCATAGGGGCCGATGCCGTCTGATGATAGAGCGTCCTGTTGGTACTGAACCGCAGTGGCCGGAGTTTCCTTTAGGTAAGGCTCCATCGAAGCGGTTTGAACTTTGCTCGAATCATCGCCCGAGATGATCGCCTGAGCCGTCTCATTCGAACGTCGATGGCTGATAGAACGACTAAGCCCACCGGGTTCGGGTTTCATGTATTGTGAATACGCAGACGTCGATTCACGGTAAACAGGTGGTTCGTCGCTTAGCCCGGGAACCGGTGCGACGTGCACGTCGCTTTGCAGCGGCAACGCGCTAGCGTCCCAGGGCTCTTGGGCTTGTGACTGTGTCGAAACATAGTCACCACCGGTTTGTGCAACTGAATCGTGCGGGCCTTGTGCATCGAGAGGCAGCGGAGCTTGCTTTTCATCGCTGCCGAATGCCGATTTGATTTTGTCTTTGACGCTTTGTTGAAAACGTTCCAGTCGCGCCAATGCGCTCGCACGAGTACGGGGAGCATGATCGCGTTCTTGCGCACTCGCGGACGAACCGATTGTGATCGCGCTAGCGATGATAAGCAGCTGCAGAAGGCGTCGCTTTGTGTTCAAACGCAATTCGGATACAGGATTCAACTGCATCGGCGTGCGGCGATGATGTAGTTTTCTTGTATTCACGATCACTCTGATTGGTCATAGCCACAGATCACTGTAATCTCTTCACCACAGGTGCAGGAGATCACGATGGATTCGATTCGGTCACCTTGTTTGATGACACGAACTTCGGGTTCACGGCGACATGCTTCGGGGGCGTGTTTGGCAACAGGTGGATTGCTAACGCTGTCGATGCGTGTGTTGGGAACACCGGCGCGTGCCATTGGGCCGACCGGTCGAACACGCCGTGGTTGTTCATTGACAGCTAACTTGTCTTCCACCGAATCGCCTCCCTTAATTTAAACTTGCCCGAAGCGAGCAAGCGTGAGACGCGAGACTCACTCAAACCCATCGCCGCTCCGATCTCTGCCAGGTTCAATTCTTCACTGAAATACAGAGTCAGGACCAAGCGTTCTTTGTCTGGCAATTGTTCAATCAAATCACCGATCAACTCTGCTAGTTCTTCTCTTTCGGCCAGATCTTCCGCAGAATCGATTTTGGTCCGCCAAGTTTTGTGAACAACATCTGACAGATCCTCCCAGTTATCTGGCTTGACGAAACGCATCGCTTCTAAGCATTCCACCACTTCGCTGACCGTTAGCCCTGATCGCTTCGAAATCTCTTCAGGACTGATCGGTGGCTCCATGGTTTCGCAGATGCGTTTAACCACATTAACCATGCGCATGACGCGCGGCGACAGCGGATTCAGTTTGCGCATCTCGTCAACGATCGCACCGCGGATGCGTGGGTAAGCGAACGTTCGAAAGGCAACACCTTGTGAGCTATCGAAGCTGTTGGCCGCTTGAACCAATCCCAAAACACCCGCCGAGTGAAGATTCTCTCGGTGGTCACGATCGCGCACGACGAAAGTCATGGTGCTTAGGATGCGACCGACATAGTCGATGTTATCCAGCACCAATTGATCGCGTGCGGATTGCGATGAGCGTTTATAGGTTGAATCAAGGGTGGCTTTCATCACTATCCACGATCAGTTTTGTAGCCGGAATCGGCTAAGCGGATGACACCGACGCCGAGCGAAACGACCGTCCCGAGTATTAACGAGGAAACGGTAGCACGCGTCAGGATGGTGAAGGCTTCCAATCGCAGGAAGACTCCGATCAGCGTGACGGCAATGGCCGTCAACAGTCCAGCTAACATGCCGAACGGAAACGCTTGTTGTTGCCGCATTTCCTTTCGCCGTGTCATACGACGGTTACTCATCAATTACCCTCCGTGCCGGAATCGGCGCCATTCATTCCAAGAATTTGCGGTTCACCCGAACCGCGGCCACCGATGATGTCTTCGTAGCGGATCATCCCTTCAGACTCGATTCGAAGGTCTTGAGGGATTTCGCTATAGGCGATGATGCTGACTTCGGCCAACGATCGAAAGATGGTCCGATGCAGTGGATATCGGATTGAGGAATCGACGAGAACTGCCGCGGTCTGATTCTTCAATCGCGAGGCTTCCCATTTCGATTGAATGTCCATGATCAGCCGCTCCAATTGGTCTGGTCGCAGTAAGATCGACTCCGCATTCGCGCTCTCGCGGAAGTGATGTTCTAGGCGTGGTTCAAGGATGATGACTCGAACGTTTCCGTTGGCATCGCGAAAGCGATCACAGATGATGTGTCCGATGTTCCCGCGGATCTTTTCTGTCAATTGAACGGGATCCTTAATTTGATGGCCAAACTGGACCGCCGACTCGACAATCTTTTCCAATGCCGTGATCGAGATTCGCTCCCGCAGCAGATGGATGAGCACTTGATGTAGGGTTGCCGGTCGGACCGTATCGGGCTTAATTTCGTCGACCGTTGTCGGTGCGATTTCCTTAAGCTTCTCTAGCATGGATTGCAGGTCTTGGCGACTTAAAAGCTCGTGCGCATGTTTGCGAAGGCACTCGCTTAGATGAGTGATCAATACCGTCGGGGCATCGACGACGGTGAACCCTAGGACTTCAGCACGTCGTCGCGACGTTTCGGAAATCCATTTCGCGGGCAAGTCAAACGCAGGGTCTCGGATCGGTTCGCCTTCTAATTCGGCATTAATGTTTCCCGGATTGATCGCTAGGAAATCGTTGACGTGCAACTTTCCGCGAGCGATTTCACGCCCGCAAATTAGGAATCGATACTCGTTCACGCCGATCTGGAGGTTGTCCCTAATGCGAGCTGCCGGAACCCAGAAGCCGTGTTCCATCGCGACGTCTTCTCGCAAAGTCGAAATCCGTTCGGCGATCCCTTTGCCGTGCTTGGGCTCTGCCAGGGAAATCAATCCGGCACCGATTTCGATAATCACCCTTTCAGGCTGAATGAACTTTTGAAGCCCACGTTCCTCTGG is a window of Stieleria sp. JC731 DNA encoding:
- a CDS encoding sulfatase, with the protein product MKARFYPPQKLLGVAFTLVACLGLASGQLNAAKPNVVLILMDDMGAHDLSGEGSTFYQSPNIDSIAAEGLRFKNGYATCCVCSPSRASIQLGTFPARNGITDWIGAKSGLEWTRPNRVLPAEYEHRLPDEDVTIAEAFREAGYGTFFAGKWHLGDKGSWPDDHGYDENKGGHDRGSPPGGFFSPYKNPVLEDGPPGESLPIRLAEETADYIRRHQDQPFFAMLSFYSVHAPVQTTKPLWQKYRELAPELPEGQERFKVDRTLPVRQVQDHPVYAGMVETVDDAVGVVLETLEELELAENTIVVFTSDNGGVSSGDAYATSNLPLRGGKGRQWEGGIREPLYIRFPAAIKAGSEDATPVTGADLYPTLLDLCGLPLKPQQHVDGVSLKPIIEGGSIDERPLYWHYPHYGNQGGEPNAIIQLQRWKLIHYFEDGRNELYDLDNDAGETSDLSLSNPAKTQQLWQQLDQWLTEVGAKRPEPDPRYDPKQTQEYYRRIQTANKQRLEDFHQRILKANWQPNAEWWGSFQTVD
- the trhA gene encoding PAQR family membrane homeostasis protein TrhA; the encoded protein is MAENASQHGDAPIRHGEEWANALTHGLAALGACVLGTLLVWKASAQSTGLAIACAAYTASVVATFTSSTLSHVIFRQPLLDRLRAWDQAMIYAMISGTYTPIIFRHAPPETSTPLLIAIWVAAFTGITTKLFARHRINNVATIGYLLLGWLPAIPLYSHVPTEVGYGMMIGGVLYSIGVAVLLQDHRVRYMHSVWHLIVMSAAMAHFLTILWYVVG
- the flhA gene encoding flagellar biosynthesis protein FlhA, giving the protein MKDTDSNFGFLQRSELWLSASFLLMLVVLIIPLPTFLLDMFLACNIASAVLLLLVTLGAKKPLDLASFPSLLLLLTLLRLSLNVATTRLILLDGNAGKIVLTFGDFVVGGNLVVGIVIFLILVTIQFIVITKGATRISEVNARFTLDAMPGKQMAIDAELNSGAIDENEARTRRKGLTQEAEFYGAMDGASKYVRGDAIAGLIIMVVNILGGVVLGVSNGQAITDALQVYSILTIGDGLVSQIPALIIATSAGILVTKSASESSLGDEINQQVSGAYRSLYLGPVILLCIAITPGFPKLPFIFLAIVIFAFVYLAKQKAERQEAESKPDTGPTEAPPPPEERGLQKFIQPERVIIEIGAGLISLAEPKHGKGIAERISTLREDVAMEHGFWVPAARIRDNLQIGVNEYRFLICGREIARGKLHVNDFLAINPGNINAELEGEPIRDPAFDLPAKWISETSRRRAEVLGFTVVDAPTVLITHLSECLRKHAHELLSRQDLQSMLEKLKEIAPTTVDEIKPDTVRPATLHQVLIHLLRERISITALEKIVESAVQFGHQIKDPVQLTEKIRGNIGHIICDRFRDANGNVRVIILEPRLEHHFRESANAESILLRPDQLERLIMDIQSKWEASRLKNQTAAVLVDSSIRYPLHRTIFRSLAEVSIIAYSEIPQDLRIESEGMIRYEDIIGGRGSGEPQILGMNGADSGTEGN
- a CDS encoding TIGR00266 family protein, translated to MIQFACPSCQKHYKVADEMAGKKGKCKECGQLMMIPVPKPPEPEIVAEDPYASEDPYAAEQQPQGSALASDSLPPFDAPGTGNTANPFDMPLPSAGSPAAGTADGTDAMWGGAPLPAGSAFPAGSVPMSATTNTGGNDLSGTTPDLSFQITQRPDFSMVQIDLDHGGKIFAEPSAMVSMSPNIKLEAGFKGGLGKTFGRMLGGESLIINTFTAQDGPGEILFAGGAAGDLAYLRLEDSCVMLQRGAFMLNGPGVEVTGKWQGAKGFFSGEGLVLLKASGTGDLFFNSYGAILEVDVTDEYIVDTGYIVAFEESLDYRVTVLPGLRSGGKIKSFFFGGEGLVAQFRGNGRVWIQTRQISSFLSWVNAFRPTKNN
- a CDS encoding sigma-70 family RNA polymerase sigma factor → MKATLDSTYKRSSQSARDQLVLDNIDYVGRILSTMTFVVRDRDHRENLHSAGVLGLVQAANSFDSSQGVAFRTFAYPRIRGAIVDEMRKLNPLSPRVMRMVNVVKRICETMEPPISPEEISKRSGLTVSEVVECLEAMRFVKPDNWEDLSDVVHKTWRTKIDSAEDLAEREELAELIGDLIEQLPDKERLVLTLYFSEELNLAEIGAAMGLSESRVSRLLASGKFKLREAIRWKTS